GTGCTCCGAGTGACCACGAGCCGGACGCCCTGAGCTGCTCGCCGGTGGTCGCCGTACCGGTCCGGGCGACGCCGCTGCTGGCCTCAGCCTGTAGGAGTACCGCGGCCGGTCCAGCGGTCGACATCGATGTAGACCGATGCTCGTCCGCTCGCTAGGGTGAGGGCAGTTTCGGCTCGCTGTCCTCACTCCGCCGTCGGGTGGCTCCGCCGCCGTGGTGGATCACGGTCCGTCAGCACGGGCAGGGGAGGGCCCTTTTCCCCTGATTGGACCCGGCTTGTTCGACGGTAGGAAAGAGTCGTCCGATCCCTTCGAGCAGCCCGTGTACCTGCTGTCGGCCCTGGCCAGGGAGGCGGAGGCCAGGCTCGACGAGTGCCTCGCGGCGCGCGGAACGAGCCGGACGCACCAGGAGGTGCTGACGGTGCTGGCGCTGGCCGGTCCGCACGGCCGCTCCGACCTCGCGCAGCGGGCCGACGGCGCCCCGGCCGCGACGGTCGACGCCGTCGTGGACGCCCTGCTGGCGCAGGGCCTGGTCCAGTTGGTGGCGGTGCACGTCGGCGGCGAGCGGCAGGAGGTCGTGATGATGACGCGGGCCGGAGAGGCCGCGCTCGACGAGATGCACCAGGACGCCGAGCAGGTGCAGAACTCCCTGATGATGTCCCTGACCCGGGGGGACCGCGTGCAGCTGGGTTCGCTGCTGCGGCGGATGCACGCGATGGTGGGCCGGCAGGAGACCTTCGGCAGTTCGCCGTCGGTTTCGCGCAAGGTCCGCGGCCGGGGCCTCGGCGGATCGGCCGCCGGGCCGCGCGATCAAGCGGCCCGCGTGCCGGCCCAGCAGGGCCGCGTCACGGCCGGCCAGCAGGCCGACCAGCAGGCCGGCGAGTCCTCGGTCGGCGGGCAGCCCGCCGAGGACGGCCGGGATTCCTGACGCCGTGTCACCCGCCTGCTGACCGGCCCCACCGTCAGGGAGCGGCCAGCGGGACATCGAGCCGGAACGTCGCGCCCTCGGCGGAGTCCGTGACGGTGAGCGTGCCGCCGTGCAGGGCGGCGATGTCGCGGGCGATGGAGAGGCCGAGGCCGGTGCCGCCGTCGTCGCGGCTGCGGGCGTCGTCGAGCCGGGTGAAACGTTCGAACACGCTGTCGCGGTCGGCGGGCGCGATGCCGGGTCCGTCGTCGGAGACCTCCACCAGGGCCCGGCCTCCGTCGGCCGACACCCGGACCGTGACGGCCGTCCGGGTGTGCCGTTGGGCGTTGTCGATCAGGTTGGTGAGCAGCCGCCCCAGCCACAGCCGGTTCCCGGTGACGGTCACGGCGGCCGCCCCGTGCACGGCGACGGGGTGCGGCGACGGTCCGCGGGCGGTCACGGTGGTGCGGACCAGCTCAGCGAGGTCGATGTCCTCCCGGGGGCCGTCGTGGCCGGTGGCGTCCAGGCGGGCGAGCAGGAGCAGGTCGGCGGCGAGCGACTGCAGCCGTTCGGTGTCCTGGAGGGCCCCGTCGACCATGGCGGCCCGCACGTCCGGGTCGGGGTGGGAGTGGGCGACTTCGAGTTGGGTGCGCAGCACGGCGAGCGGGCTGCGCAGTTCGTGGGAGGCGTCGGCGATGAACCGGCGCTGGCGGGTTCCGGCGGCTTCCAGGCGGTCGAGCATGGCGTTCATGGTGTGGGCGAGTCGGGCGATCTCGTCGTCGCTGCCGGGTTCGGGGACGCGCCGGTCGAGGTCGCGGTCGCCGATGGCGGCGACTTCGGCGCGGATCGCCTCCACCGGGCGCAACGAGCGGCCGGTGGCCCGCCAGGTGAGGACGCCGACGGTCGCGACGAGGAGGGCGCTGAGCGCGGCGAGGGCGGCGGTGGTCAGGTCCTCGGCGGTGTCGGCGGTGTGGAGGGAGGCGCCGACCCTGATGGTGACCGGTCCGGTGGGGGTGTCCGCGGTGAGGGTGGTGACCCGCTGGTGGTGCTCGTCGCCGAGGGCGCTGAGGTCGAAGGTCTGGTGTCCGTCGTCGGTTTCGGCGGGGGTGAGTGCGGGGCGGCCGGCGAGGTTCTGGCTGGCCGCGACCACCTGTCCGGCCTGGTCGGTGACCTGGAGGAAGTCGGTGCCGTGGTCGAGCGGGAGTTCGGCGGGCAGGTGGCCGTCGGCGGCCAGGCGGGCCACGGCCCGGGCCTGCTCGCGGCCGCCCGCCTGGACGGTGCGTTCGAGGTTGACCCGCAGCAGCAGCAGGACGGCCGCCGAGGCGAGCAGCAGGACGAGGGCGACGCTGACGCACGCCGCGAGGGTGGTGCGGGTCCGGACCGAGCCGGGGGCGAGGCGGTTGAGCACCGCGGCGACGCGCGGCCGGCGCCGGATCTGCTCCAGTCGGCGGCGGCCGGCGGCCCGGAGTCCGGTGCGTGGGTCAGCCACCGTCGGCCGCCAGGCGGTAGCCGGCGCCGCGCACGGTCTGGACGGCGGACCGGCCGAACGGCGTGTCGATCTTGCGGCGCAGTGCGCTGATGTGGACCTCGACGGTGTTGGGGTCGCTGTCGGAGCCGCTGTCCCACACCTCGTCGAGGATCTCCCGCTTGGACACCGCCTCGCCGGCCCGCCGGGCCAGGTGGTCCAGCACGGCGAACTCACGGGGCGTCAGGGCGACGGCGGTGCCCGCCCGGGTGCAGGTGCGGGCGGCGGAGTCGACGACGAGGTCGCCGAGGACGGTGCGCTGCGGTGCGCGGCTGCCGATGCGGCGGGCGAGCGCCTTGAGGCGGGCGACCAGCACGACGAAGGAGAACGGCTTGGACAGGTAGTCGTCGGCGCCGGTGTCGAGCGCCTCGGCCTCGTCCCACTCGCCGTCCTTGGCGGTGAGCATCAGGATGCCGGCGTCGTTCCCGGCGGCCCGCAGGCGTGAGCAGACCCGGTAGCCGTTGAGCCCGGGCAGCATGATGTCGAGGATGATCACGTCGTAGGGGTGGTCGGTCGCCCGGGCCAGGCCCGACAGGCCGTCGTGGACGATGTCGACGCTGAACCCCTCGACCTCCAGGCCGTGCTTGATCGCCATGGCCAGCCGCTGTTCGTCCTCCACCACCAGTACGCGCATGTCTCAAGAGTGGCAGGCCGCCGCCCGTGGGAGCTGAAGGCGTCTTCAGGTCTTCAGCAACCCTTCAGCGCCGCTCGGCCATGCTGGTCACGTCGGCGGGAACCGGGCGCGGCCCGGCCGAACCTGCGGCTGCACGAGCAGGCCTCGGCGGCAACCACCTCCTCGGAAAGGCGCTTCCATGGTGCTCTCCTCGGCGGCCCTGCTGGCCGTCAATCCGCTCGACGCCGGCTCGCTGCTGGCCGCGTTCGGCGCCCTGGGCATCGCGGTGGTCATGTTCGCCGAGACCGGCCTGCTGGTGGGCTTCTTCCTGCCGGGTGACTCCTTGCTGTTCACCGCGGGCCTGCTGTGCACCACCGGCGCGCACAGCGGGCCGCACCTGAACCTCGGCCAGGTGCTGGCCGCGGCCGTGGTCGGCGCCCTCGCCGGCGCGCAGACCGGCTACCTGCTCGGCCGGCGCGGCGGGCGGACCCTGCTCGCCCGCTCCCGCAACAAGCGGTTGCACGAGGGGGCGCTCCGGGCGGAGGAGATCCTGAACCGCTACGGCCACGCGAAGGCCGTCGTGCTCGCCCGCTTCGTGCCGATCGTGCGCACCGTCCTCAACCCGCTCGCGGGCGCCCTCGGCGTCAGCGCCCGGACCTTCACCGTGTGGCAGGTCGTCGGCGGGCTGGGGTGGACGGTGGGCCTGGTCCTCGCCGGGTACGCGCTGGGTTCCTCCGTCCCGAACGTCGACCACTACCTGCTGCCGATCGTGGCCGCCGTGGTCGTGGTCTCGCTGCTCCCCCTCGCCCTGGAGCTGCGGCGCTCCCGCCGCCAGGCCGGGGCGCGGTGACGGCGGCCGTGCACGGGCTCGCGCTGGACGGGCGGCCGGTCGACGGCGGCCTGTACCTGCGGGTCGAACGCTGGGCCCAGCACCTGCCCGCCCTCCCCCGGCACCTGATCGGCGCCTCGTCCGCCGTGCTGCTGGCCGGGCTCGCGGCGCTGCTGCTCGCGGGCTGGTGGAGGTCCCGCCGGTCCGACAGCGCGACGATGGCGCGGGCGCTGGCGGCCCCGGCGGCGATCACCGCCGCGTTCGCCGCGGACACCCTGCTGAAGTCGGTGCTCCGTGAGCCGCGCCCGTGCCAGGTCCTGGACGCCGGGCGGACGTTGGAGACCTGCCCGGCGGTCGGCGACTGGTCGCTGCCGAGCAACCACACCGTGATCGTCTTCGCCGGCGCCGCGGTGCTCCTGCACGTGACCCGGCGTCTGGGGGTGCTCGCGCTGGTCCTGGCGGTGGTGATGGGCGCCTCCCGGGTGCTGGTCGGCGTCCACTACCCGCACGACGTCCTGCTCGGCGCGGTGGTGGGCCTGGCCGCCGGTCAGGTGCTGGCGCTGCTGGCGAGCCGGGCCGCTCCGCTGGTCGACCGGGCCCGCGGGGGAAGGCTGCGCAGATGTCTGACCGCTTGACCGCCCGGCCCGCCGCGCTCGCGGCGCTCGGGTGCGGCGTCGCCTTCGCCGTGCTCGCCGCCGTGCTGGCGGCCCACGGCTGGGCGCCGTTCGGATTCGAGCGCGCCGCCGTCTCCTGGTGTGTCGCGCACCGGCCACCGGCCGCGCGGACGGTGGCCACGGCGGTGACGGCGCTCGGCACCGGCGTCTTCCCGTACCTGCTCGCGCTGGCCGCCGGCGCCTGGGCGGCGCGGGCCGCCCGCCCGCTCGCCCCGGCCCGGACCGCCGCCGCGATCGTGCTCGCCCCGGTGGCCTGGTTGGCGGCGGGACAGCTCGTCCGCCAGGCGCTGGTGCACGGTTTCGGGCGGCCCCGTCCTCCGGTCACGGACTGGGCGTTCACCGCCTCCGGGTTCGCCTTCCCGTCCGGCCACGCCTTCACCTCCGCCCTCTCGGCCGGCCTCCTCGCCCTCTCCGTCGCCCGTACCCGCCCGGGCCGGGCCCGCGCCGCGACCGCGGCCGCGCTGGCGTTCGGGGGTGTGATCGGCCTCAGCCGGATCTACCTCGGTGTCCACTGGCCCCTGGACGTGGTCGGCGGCTGGCTCCTGGCGGCCGCCTGGCTCGCCCTCGGGGTCCGCGTTCTGGACCGGCGCCAGCCCCCCGCCCGGGCTCGCGCAGACACCTGAGGACGCGCGAGACCGGCGTGCCCCGGGCGGATCGACCAACCTTCGGCGGACCGCCGTCCACGTTCTGCGCCGGCCCGGGCACCGCGATGGCCATCCGAATGAGTCGCCCGGTCCCAATGTCTGACGGACCGTCATTGTCCTTTGTCGGTGCGACATTTCGTCGGAACCATGCCCCTCTCGCTGGCGCCGGCCCGCTGGGGCCACGTGCACGGCCTGTCCGGCAACCGGGACCGCGACCCGGCCGACGGCACTCCTGCGACGCCGCGGACGGATTGCACCGTGCATGCGGGCGGGCGGACCGGGCACCCGGCTTGCGTGCGGCCCGTACGGGCGCGGTCGAACGGGAGGGATGGGGCGTCGATGAAGGGTTTCCGTGGTTTCGTCCTGCGGGGCAACGTGGTCGACCTGGCCGTGGGCGTGGTGATCGGAGCGGCGTTCTCGGGTGTCGTCACCGCGCTGGTCCGTGCCTTCCTCACCCCGCTGGTCGGCGTGGCGACCGGCGCGGCGGGCGACTTCAGCCACCGGACCGTGACGGTCCATCACGTGGAGTTCCCGTACGGCGGGTTCGTCGACGCCGCGATCACTCTCCTCCTCACCGCGCTGGTGCTGTACTTCCTGGTCGTCCTGCCGTTCAACAAGCTGCACGAGCGCTTCGCCCCGCACCAGGACGTCCAGGCGCCCAAGCGGGACTGCCCCGAGTGCCTGTCCGCGGTTCCCGCCCAGGCGGGCCGGTGCGCGTTCTGCACCGCCGAGCTCCTCCCGACGTCCGGCCCGCAGTGACCCGGCCGCAGTGACCGGGCCGGACGTGCCGGGGCCCGGCAGCCGGAGCGGCTGCCGGGCCCGGTCCCTGAGGGTGGGTCAGCCGGTCTGGACGGCGGTGTCGTCGATCACGAAGGAGGTCTGCAGCGAGGAGTCCTCGACCGCGTTGAACTTCACCGTGACGCTCTGGCCCGCGTACGAGGACAGGTCGATGGTCTTCTGCGCGTAGCCGGTGGCGGCGTTCACGTTCGAGTAGGAGGCCACCGAGGTGCCGTTGACGGTGACGGTGAGCTTGTCGTACGCGGTGCTGCCGGTCTCGGCGGTGTCGATGTGCAGCCAGTAGCTCAGCGTCGCCTTGCAGCCGGCCGGGATGGTGACGGTCTGCGAGATGCTGTCGGTGTGGGCGGAGCCGTAGCCGTCCATCCAGGCCTTCCAGGAACCGCCGTGGGCGGCCTCGGAGGAGGAGTTGTCGACCACGCCGGAGGTGGCGGTCCAGGGGCTGGCGGTGCCGGTCTCGAAGCCGGGGTTGCCGAGCAGGTTGGTCGGGGTGCAGCTGCCCTGGCTCGTGGTGACCGTCCAGGAGAAGGTGGTGGAGGCGGTCTTGTTGGCCGCGTCCTTGACGGTGACGGTCACCGAGGAGCCGCCCGCGGTGGTGACGGTGCCGGTGATCTTGCCGGTGGAGGCGTTGATCGACAGGCCGGCGGGCAGGCCGGTGGCCGAGTAGCTGAGCGGCGCGGTGCCGCCGGAGGCCGCGATCTGCAGGCTGACCGCGCCGTTCACCGCGGTGGACTGGTTACCGGGGTTGGTCACCGACACGGCCGCGCCGGCCGGCTTGGTCAGCAGGCAGCCGCTGACGTTGAGGTCGATGGCCCGGCCGGTGCCCAGGCAGGTGGTGAACCAGTAGGTCTCCTCACCGTAGCTCTGGCCCTTGGTGACGCTCGTGGTGCCGTCCGCGGCCACCTCGCACGGGTTGTTCAGGGTGCACATCGCGCCGTCGTCGTTGCCGGTGTTGTTGATGCCGACGACCTTCCTGCTGGCCGCGTCGACGATCGGCGAGCCGGAGGTGCCGTGGGTGGTGTTGCACCCGCTGCTGTAGCGCAGCGAGTCGTGCCAGGTCCACTGGTCCTCGCGCAGGGTGCCGACGAACCCGTTGACCGAGCAGTTCCACACCTGCTTCCAGTACGAGGACGGTATGTACATCGAGGACCCGTCGACGGGATGGGTGTCGCTGATCGTCAGCGCCGTCGCCCCGTACTTGGAGGTGATGGCGGCGAAGGTGTCGGTGAGCTGGTAGAGCGCGACGTCGGTGCCGGTCATCGTCGCGTACAGCACCTTGTCGGCCTGGACGGTGCCGAGCGAGGTGCCGGCGGAGTTGAGCAGCGTGCCGCTGCGGGTGGAGCTCACGTTCTGGATGACCTCACCGGCCGCCGGCATGGTCGGCAGGCAGTGGCCGTTGGTCAGCATCATCGCCCGGTCGGTGTCCACCGAGCTCGGGTAACGCACCAGCGAGGCGGAGCAGTTGCTCAGCGCGATGGTGGAGGTCAGGTCGCCGGCCTGGACGGCGTGCGCGGGGGCGGCGC
The DNA window shown above is from Streptomyces sp. TLI_171 and carries:
- a CDS encoding MarR family winged helix-turn-helix transcriptional regulator translates to MYLLSALAREAEARLDECLAARGTSRTHQEVLTVLALAGPHGRSDLAQRADGAPAATVDAVVDALLAQGLVQLVAVHVGGERQEVVMMTRAGEAALDEMHQDAEQVQNSLMMSLTRGDRVQLGSLLRRMHAMVGRQETFGSSPSVSRKVRGRGLGGSAAGPRDQAARVPAQQGRVTAGQQADQQAGESSVGGQPAEDGRDS
- a CDS encoding HAMP domain-containing sensor histidine kinase, yielding MADPRTGLRAAGRRRLEQIRRRPRVAAVLNRLAPGSVRTRTTLAACVSVALVLLLASAAVLLLLRVNLERTVQAGGREQARAVARLAADGHLPAELPLDHGTDFLQVTDQAGQVVAASQNLAGRPALTPAETDDGHQTFDLSALGDEHHQRVTTLTADTPTGPVTIRVGASLHTADTAEDLTTAALAALSALLVATVGVLTWRATGRSLRPVEAIRAEVAAIGDRDLDRRVPEPGSDDEIARLAHTMNAMLDRLEAAGTRQRRFIADASHELRSPLAVLRTQLEVAHSHPDPDVRAAMVDGALQDTERLQSLAADLLLLARLDATGHDGPREDIDLAELVRTTVTARGPSPHPVAVHGAAAVTVTGNRLWLGRLLTNLIDNAQRHTRTAVTVRVSADGGRALVEVSDDGPGIAPADRDSVFERFTRLDDARSRDDGGTGLGLSIARDIAALHGGTLTVTDSAEGATFRLDVPLAAP
- a CDS encoding response regulator transcription factor, with product MRVLVVEDEQRLAMAIKHGLEVEGFSVDIVHDGLSGLARATDHPYDVIILDIMLPGLNGYRVCSRLRAAGNDAGILMLTAKDGEWDEAEALDTGADDYLSKPFSFVVLVARLKALARRIGSRAPQRTVLGDLVVDSAARTCTRAGTAVALTPREFAVLDHLARRAGEAVSKREILDEVWDSGSDSDPNTVEVHISALRRKIDTPFGRSAVQTVRGAGYRLAADGG
- a CDS encoding DedA family protein, with amino-acid sequence MVLSSAALLAVNPLDAGSLLAAFGALGIAVVMFAETGLLVGFFLPGDSLLFTAGLLCTTGAHSGPHLNLGQVLAAAVVGALAGAQTGYLLGRRGGRTLLARSRNKRLHEGALRAEEILNRYGHAKAVVLARFVPIVRTVLNPLAGALGVSARTFTVWQVVGGLGWTVGLVLAGYALGSSVPNVDHYLLPIVAAVVVVSLLPLALELRRSRRQAGAR
- a CDS encoding phosphatase PAP2 family protein → MTAAVHGLALDGRPVDGGLYLRVERWAQHLPALPRHLIGASSAVLLAGLAALLLAGWWRSRRSDSATMARALAAPAAITAAFAADTLLKSVLREPRPCQVLDAGRTLETCPAVGDWSLPSNHTVIVFAGAAVLLHVTRRLGVLALVLAVVMGASRVLVGVHYPHDVLLGAVVGLAAGQVLALLASRAAPLVDRARGGRLRRCLTA
- a CDS encoding phosphatase PAP2 family protein — encoded protein: MSDRLTARPAALAALGCGVAFAVLAAVLAAHGWAPFGFERAAVSWCVAHRPPAARTVATAVTALGTGVFPYLLALAAGAWAARAARPLAPARTAAAIVLAPVAWLAAGQLVRQALVHGFGRPRPPVTDWAFTASGFAFPSGHAFTSALSAGLLALSVARTRPGRARAATAAALAFGGVIGLSRIYLGVHWPLDVVGGWLLAAAWLALGVRVLDRRQPPARARADT
- the mscL gene encoding large conductance mechanosensitive channel protein MscL, whose translation is MKGFRGFVLRGNVVDLAVGVVIGAAFSGVVTALVRAFLTPLVGVATGAAGDFSHRTVTVHHVEFPYGGFVDAAITLLLTALVLYFLVVLPFNKLHERFAPHQDVQAPKRDCPECLSAVPAQAGRCAFCTAELLPTSGPQ